The Salvelinus alpinus chromosome 22, SLU_Salpinus.1, whole genome shotgun sequence DNA window CTCAGGGTTGTAAATCCCAGGCCTTTTGTTGATCAGATCAGTTAGTGTTAGATATGCCCTCTGAGATATACTGTGGAACCTCTTTGAATCTCAGCCTCCTAAAGGTAAGAGGTAAGACTAGGACCAAAGGCCACGTGTGATGAGTGAGAATACAATGGAAGGCTGGATGATtgatttaaaaacatttattccAAGTGTTGGCCATTCATTCAATATTCGAGCAACTTGTTTCCTCTGTCTGCTGTGGGGATCTGCGTTTTCCATTTCCCAGATAGAGGTGATAGCCATCCATCTACAGGGGAAGCGTCTCCACCCTGCTCTCCACTCTGCAGGCGCCAAGAGGGGATAAGCCACATCTATCTAGCAAGTCCAATTGATCTCCATTGACCTGGGTGTCTGAGCCTGTCTCTCCAGGTTCCTTGACCTTGATGTTGTCCATTGCATGCTGGTTGATTTCCCTGAGCCTCACCACTGTGTTTCCTCTAGtggacatcctcctcctctcctggctgGCAGTCAGCAGGTTCTCCTTCAGGATGAAGTAGTAGCAGACCCCGTCCGTCAGACAGTTGACGCTGCCCAGACACATGCTGATGTGGACGAAGTCTCTGAGGGGGTTGATGACATTCGGGTCCTCCGTGCGGTTCTTGGCCAGGAAGTAGACGACTGCGGCCACGTGGTAGGGGATGAAGCACAGCAGGAAGGCCACCAGATTGCTCAGGACGATTTTCACAGACTTGTTGTTCCTCAGCTTATCGTCCAGCGGGTTCAGTCGCCGCATGTCACTCAGGATCTGCATCACGCGCACCGAGAAGAACACCATGGCAACCGTGCTGATTGTGAACACTGTCTCTATGGCGATGATGATCCATTTCTTCTTCCAGGTTTCGCTGGAGAAGTTCTGGAAACACTTGGTCTCGTTGCCTTTGTGCATTCTGGTgtcgttgttgtttttgttgtggaGCTCATAGACGGGTGTGGTGAAAGCAAATACCATCACCCACACGGCCAGGCATACCAGGGCAGCCTTCCGTGGCGAGTGCAGACGCTTGCCATTGATTGGAAACCGCAAATAAACATAGCGGTCGCCCGAGATGCATACGCtcagtatgatgctcccatagatGTTGACGAACACCAGGCTCTCCAGGAAGGTGCAGAAGCCCATGCTCAGACCCCAGGTGTGTTCATAGGCGTACATCTTGAAGGGCAGAGAGAAGATGAGAAGGCTGTCGTTGATGATCAGACTGCTGAGGTACACCGTGGACTCAGTCCATCGACGCATCCTGAAGAGGAGGAGCCACAGAGCGGCCAGGTTGAGGGGAAGACCCACCATGAACGTGGGGACATAGACAATCCACTGTATATAGCACACTTTGCTTTCACACAGTACCATTTTACTGCAAACAGAGAGGGAAATACATACACATGAATGTAATTTCACTTATGACTCAATGATTTTTAACCAATACCAAAGGCATCAATCAGGATGGTCACTGTGCAAGAGTAAAGAGATTTATAGGGATAGCTCGGGATTTTGGCAGTCTACTGGAACCGCATGCTAGCTGTTAATTAGCAACTTATTTCAAACtgaacgcagagacataaaatggtatccatgagttcatctgactctggggaagtagagaaagagcctcattgccaaaatcctgaactatccctttaagcctCGCGGAAATTTGACTGTAGGCTACATGTTATGTTAACTTGAGGGGATATCCTGTAGTAAAGCTCAAGTGCATTGGAGAATAATGAACCAACTAATCATTTGGATCACTACTGCCATCTCATAGACTTGGCATAGTGTTACTACCTAGTAGGCGACTGTAACTGATTTCATCTTAGTGTACCAGGTAGGAGCTTTTTAGAGGTCCATTACTAAGTGGCAGTACTCAATTCCTCTGTAACCCTATAAAAGGGGAAAGGAATTAGCATTCTTGGAAAGGCATCTTATCTGAGATTCCGGGATGATCTCAACGCACACTCCatgtgtcctctgtcctctctcttcaaaacccattggaggagaaggtcagaggggcgaGACATCTGGTTTTCTCATCCAATGAATTTTGAAAAGGAGAGAGGATGTTAGGAGTTTGGAATTGAGATCTTCCCTCGTTTGGGCCAAGTCAAAGATGGACTATTATATTGTCAAGATGTCCTCAAAGATGAAAGGCTGGCATGAGGcagcaagatcaggtgggaccattctatcCAATGAGAGGCAGAGATAcgtgtgtgaacaacaggcaaAACTCAGATATAAAGTAATTTCTTTCAAAGTTGATAAAATGCCATGTCAGTCCACCTATATCAGTGCATTTGTAACAAACTAACCATTACGAAACGTATtttcgatcaaataagcctcacatagcaaattagcaattaaatgttttgttgaccaaattttaCAGTCTCTCATGGACCTCCATTCCTTACTTTGTGGTCTTATTTTTGTTGACAGATTTTGGGATGAGTAAACCGTCTCGCTTCGACTCTTCCTCTCTGGCcacgtgctgtgtgtgtgtgtttgattgtcATGTTTAAGGGGTTGATGGAAACTAATGTGAAGGTAAAGACGGCCTATTTATAAAACGGCAACACCAGCCGCTGTTCTTTGTCCTTTGTGTTATCGGAACAGAGTTGTGTTTAAAATGTTAGAAAAACTACTTTCCATAGCCTGATACATTAGCTTGTAATTTAGTGGGTTAGGCCAATAGTTGACCCTTTTGCAGTATGACTTATCAAAGACATTTATCACATGTTCTACTGGTATTGGTACTTTATTAGATTTGCGGTGAATTCAGTGTGGCATTCATCCTAAACTGTGTGCAGTGAACCACTTTTATATAGACTATCAGTAAGACTTGTCTCTCTATTTGCCTCTAGCAACTCATTGTAATCAAGCTATTTGTGGTTTTGTACATTAAATATTTCCCAATCAATGATCAGCACTGTACCATTGCTCATCAAAATTGTTATATGTCAAATAAAAGCAATTTTGTATACTTCTATCATTCATTTGGTAGGCCTGTTGGGAACCATGTCTTAGCTTGAAGCTCCTCTTTGCTCCTGTCTAAACCAAGGGGTGTTGTACAGCTACTGTCTATAACTATCATCCCACAGATGcagggcacagacatcagttcaacgtctagttttgatttacatttggttgagttgtcaactaacgtgaattcaacttgaaatcaacaaaacatttcatcaTGTCATTCGAATTTGGTTAAAAGTTgagtgaattaaaaaaaaaattatcttaCGTTGATAACTTTTTTTTCATATctaatcagttttccatgttgatttaACGTTATCACATAGAATTTTCGTGTTGAATTGATGTGGAAATAACATTGATTCAAcccgtttttgcccagtgggatgtcaCATTAGGTTATAGCCTACCACTGTCCTATCTATGCATATAAATATGTCAGTGTATGTTTAGTACCATTTtacaactacagttgaagtcggaagattacatacacttaggttggagtcattaaaactcgtttttcaaccactccacatgtgtcttgttaacaaactatagttttggcaagtcggttaggacatctactttgcacctgacacaagtcatttttccaacaattgtttacagacagattattttacttataattcactgtatcacaattccagtgggtcagaagtttacatacactaagttgactgtgcctttaaacagcttggcaaattccagaaattatgtcatggctttagaagcttctgataggctaattgacatcatttgagtcaattggaggtgtacctgtggttgtatttcaaggcctactttcaaactcagtgcctctttgcttgacatcatgggaaaatcaaaagaaatcagccaagaaaaacaattgtagacctccacaagtctggttcatccttgggagtattttccaaacgcctgaaggtaccacattcatctatacaaacaatagtatgcaagtataaacaccatgggactacacagtcgtcataccgctcaggaaggagacacattctgtctcctagagatgaatgtactttggtgcgaaaagtgcaaatcaatcccagaacaacagcaaaggacctcgtgaaggcgctggaggaaacaggtacaaaagtatctacatccacagtaaaacgagtccaatatcaacataacctgaatggccgctcagcaaggaagaagccacggctccaaaaccgccataaaaagccagactacggtttgcaactgcacatggggacaaagattgtactttttggagaaatgtcctccgtgaagcacaggggtggcagcatcatgttgtgggggtgctttgctgcaggagggactggtgcacttcacaaaatagatggcatcatgaggagaattatatggatatattgaagcaacatctcaagacatcagtcaggaagttaaagcttggtcgcaaatgggtcttccaaatggacaatgaccccaagcatacttccaaagttgtggcaaaattgtttaaggacaacaaagtcaagatattcgagtggccatcacaaagccttgacctcaatcctagagaaaatttgtgggaagaactgaaaaagcgtgtgcgagcaaagaggtctacaaaccttactcaggtacaccagctctgtcaggaggaatgggccaaaattcacccaagttattgtgggaagcttgcggaaggctaccccaaacgtttgaccgaagttaaacaatttaaaggcaatgctaccaaatactaattgagtgtatggtaacttctgagccactgggaatgtgataaaagctgaaatatatccagctctgtcaggaggaatatattatatatatccttccttatatccttcctgtttggccctgtccgggggtttcttcggatggggccacagtgtctcctgacccctcctgtctcagcctccagtatttatgctgcagtagtttgtgtcggggggctagggccagttggttatatctggagtacgtctcctgtcttatccagtgtcctgtgtgaatttaagtatgctctctctaattctctccttccctctttctttctctctctcggaggaactgagccctaggaccatacgtcaggactaccgggcatgatgactccttgctgtccccagtccacctggccttgttgctgtcccagtttcaactgttctgcctacggTTATGGAAcgcctacctgtcccagacctgctgttctcaactcttaattatcggctatgaaaagccaactgaaatttattcctgattattatttgaccatgcttgtcatttatgaacattttgaacatcttggccatgttctgttataatctccacccggcacagccagaagaggactggccacccctcatagcctggttcctctctaggtttcttcctaggttttggcctttctagggagtttttccaccgtgcttctacacctgcattgcttgctgtttggggttttaggctgggttttttgtacagcacttcgagatattggctgatgtacgaagggctatataaaataaacttgattgattgaaataaatcattctctatgctattattctgacatttcacattcttaaaataaagtggtgatcctaactgacctaaaacagggaatttttactaggattaaatgtctggaagtgtgaaaaactgagtttaaatgtatttggctaacgtgtatgtaaacttccgacttcaactgtatgtccacTGTTGACATGGAAACAAGGAGATAGTTGCCCACCAAGaggttaaaggaaaactccacccaaaacccatattttggtatttgttttataagtccattgttgacatagaaCCAAAAGGTTGTGTAACTTTCAAAACACAGAAATCAACCCTTATGATgtattttgcatcatatgatgtaAAATGCAGCATCATATGGTGCTTCCgattggcacagcggtctaagacactgcatctcagtgctagaggcgtcactacagaccctggcttgattccaggctgtatcacaaccggccgtgattaggagtaccatagggcggcgcacaattggcccagcgtcatccgggttaggctgGGGTAGGCcaccattttaaataagaatgtgttcttaattgacttgcctggttaaaaaaaactaaaaaataactatgatgcaaaatgcatcatacaagGGTGATTTAGAGCTACATACCTTGAAAACTTGAGTGCTGACAAGCAAAatattttgggactatgtcaacaatggacgaatgaaacaaataccaaaatatcgtTTTTGGGTGGAATTATCCTTTAATGCGTGATGGACTGCTACGACAGTTTATTCAACACCATAAGAAAATGATCAAATACATTATGTTTGGTTGCATCCTATTAAGATTAACATTTACTGTATATTAAATTAATAATGAGTTAAAATCCATTGTTGATATACATATGTTTTTTTACTAATTTGAGTGTCGCAGGTTTAAATTTAACAGGATGTCTGAACCAATGACTGTATAGGTCTGAACAGTGTGATTTTTTCCCCCGTTTGTAGAATGTGCATGATTAAAATGTGTTTCCATTGTTGTAGGGATCATGACATTTGAATTTGTCTAGATGATTTAAGATTATATGGCACAGTATCTCACAACAGCATGGCAGAAACCTCGGGTGATTGTAAAGATAAAATTAGGTTAACTAAGGCACGCACAGTGAGGAACTGGGTGCAAAACTCCAGTCCAAAAGCATTACAGTAggcaacttttttttttaaacactcacCGAAATCGCGTTGGGATAATTATCTCCTCTCAACTGGAGCCGAACCTCATGGCTTTGAGTCCTTATTTGGTAAAACAGACTTTAAcctacagtaaatagcctatgtCGTGCCAATATTtattcctctgattgagagtgaAACCCGTTGTGCACGCTGTTTTCCAAAAAGCACTACACAAACCACACTGGACCTGCAATCTGCTCTAAGCTAGTACCGCTTTGGTTGACTAGTTTGCATAGTTAAATGAAGCAGTGTATTTCAAATGAAACTAATATAATAAGATATACACATACAGTAGCTAAAAGAAGACCGTCTTCACTTATTGTGTGGATTGCACACTTACATGCCCACCACTTCTGCTTAGGCCACACACGTGGTTTATCACGCTCAGTTTTTTTTTGTAGGATATGTAGGTTAACAGAAGCCATTTCCCCTTTGACATATATACGTTTCCCACGCCCAACAGTGAAATATAATGTCGCTGTTTTGTATAAAGTTGCACTAGACGGAGCCACAGGAACAGTAAGGGGACATTTTGAGTACTCTGTCAGGAGCCAATTcaaatgaatgtgtgtgtgtgtttgaaatatCATTACTAGTGGTGAAATCTAGCTTTCTGGAAACTGCCCCCTCGTTCTTGCCTGAAAGTACAAGTAGACATTTGACTGTGAAGTCTGTCTGATACTGTAGCGCAGAGAAAAATGTCGTTATGGCAAAGCGTGCATTACATCAGCACCACAGCCACATCCTCATTTATTTTCCGTCTCCACTTTTTCTACTTTGAATGAGTGATCTTCCAGTCATTGTCAAACTAGTCATCATTGCCTGGGCCCCCATACTTTTGAATGAATCCTCTACAGATCAGTAATCCATATTTGGTCTAGAAAAGTGATTAAGGCCTACTCTACATGTCTGTGCAttcggtgcattcggaaagtattcagaccccttcactttttccacattttgttactttacaggctcatactaaaatggattaaatagttcccccccccaaatcaacctacacacaataccatataatgacaaagaaaaaacaggtttttagaaattttgggcaaatgtatatataaaaaaaaatgtaatatcacatttacataggtattcagaccctttactcagtactttgttaaagcacctatCACGTTCGCtggaagcatactcggaccaacgtgcagcgtgatctgggttccacatctttttatttaaAGTAAGTGAACCACACagcaaaaacaataaagaataaactAAACGTGACGACAATGaagtgctaacatgcaactacacataagcaatatcccacaaaacacaggtggaaaaatgctacttaaatatgatccccaattagagacaacgataaccagctgcctctaattgggaatcataccaaacaccaacatagaaaacaaaaccccacatagaaaatataaactagactaaccccccagtcacgccctgacctactccaccatagaaaataaggactctctatggtcaggacgtgacagcaactttggcagcgattacagccttgagtcatcttgggtatgtcgcaacaagcttggcacacctgtatttggggagtttctcccattcttctctgcagaacctctctagatctgtcaggttgtatggggagcgtctctgcacacctacattcaggtctctccagagatgttcgatcgagttcaagtccgggctctggctgggccactcaaggacattcagagacttgtatcGAAGCTACTCctgggttgtcttggctgtgtgcttagggttattgtcctgttggaagctgaacattcgccccagttaggtcctgagcgctctggagctggttttcatcaaggatctctctgtactttgcaccattcatctttccctcgatcctgactagtctcgcagtccctgcccctgaaaaacatccccacagtatgacactgccaccaccatccttcatCCTTCACTGGAtgctattggccaggtgatgagcaatggccactctaccataaaggcctgattgctggagtgctgcagagatggttgtccttctggaaggttctcccatctccacagagtaactctggagctctgtcagagtgaccatcgtgttcttggtcacctccctgcccaaggcccttctcccctgattgctcagtttggaaccaccaagaagaGTCTTGttggctccaaacttcttccatttaataatgatggaggcca harbors:
- the LOC139549432 gene encoding lysophosphatidic acid receptor 6-like, yielding MVLCESKVCYIQWIVYVPTFMVGLPLNLAALWLLLFRMRRWTESTVYLSSLIINDSLLIFSLPFKMYAYEHTWGLSMGFCTFLESLVFVNIYGSIILSVCISGDRYVYLRFPINGKRLHSPRKAALVCLAVWVMVFAFTTPVYELHNKNNNDTRMHKGNETKCFQNFSSETWKKKWIIIAIETVFTISTVAMVFFSVRVMQILSDMRRLNPLDDKLRNNKSVKIVLSNLVAFLLCFIPYHVAAVVYFLAKNRTEDPNVINPLRDFVHISMCLGSVNCLTDGVCYYFILKENLLTASQERRRMSTRGNTVVRLREINQHAMDNIKVKEPGETGSDTQVNGDQLDLLDRCGLSPLGACRVESRVETLPL